The proteins below are encoded in one region of Equus przewalskii isolate Varuska chromosome 1, EquPr2, whole genome shotgun sequence:
- the GPR33 gene encoding probable G-protein coupled receptor 33 translates to MDLINSTDYLINVSTSVRNSTHFLAPASKMIVALLLFVSSIIGTITNGLYLWVLKFKMKKTVNTLLFFHLILSYFISILILPFLATSYLQDNRWIFGSAMCKAFTGILYTGIYASVFFLSAISVDRYLLTLHPVWSQLHRTPRWASSIILGVWISASALSMPYVVFKETHDDHKGTVICRNKYTVSTNWESKKIQTLRKWIPVACFISRFLLSFLLPFFIITFCYQRVANKMKERSLFKSSKPFKVMMTAIISFFVCWMPYHVYQGLILTQTQSLLLQFTLILTVITTSFNTLFSPTLYLFVGENFKNVFKKSILALFESTFSEDSSTERTQNLNSEAYI, encoded by the coding sequence ATGGATCTGATCAACTCTACTGATTACCTGATCAATGTCTCTACTTCAGTAAGAAATAGCACTCATTTTCTAGCTCCTGCCTCAAAAATGATTGTTGCCCTTCTTTTGTTTGTGTCATCTATAATTGGTACCATCACCAATGGTCTCTACCTATGGGTGCTAaaattcaagatgaaaaagactGTCAATACTCTcttattttttcatcttattcTCTCCTATTTTATTTCAATACTGATTCTGCCATTTTTAGCCACCTCCTACCTTCAAGACAATCGCTGGATCTTTGGATCTGCCATGTGCAAGGCCTTCACTGGCATTTTGTATACAGGAATCTAcgcctctgttttcttcctctcggCCATCAGCGTTGATCGCTATCTTCTCACTCTTCACCCAGTGTGGTCACAGTTGCACCGAACCCCACGCTGGGCCTCCAGCATCATCCTAGGAGTCTGGatctctgcctctgccctcagCATGCCCTATGTGGTTTTCAAGGAGACACATGATGACCATAAAGGAACCGTGATCTGCCGAAATAAGTACACTGTGTCTACTAACTGGGAAAGCAAAAAGATACAAACGTTAAGGAAATGGATTCCTGTAGCCTGCTTTATCAGCCGCTTCTTGCTGagcttccttctgcctttcttcATCATCACCTTTTGTTACCAAAGAGTAGCCAACAAGATGAAAGAGAGAAGCCTGTTTAAATCCAGCAAGCCCTTCAAAGTCATGATGACTGCcattatctctttctttgtgtgttGGATGCCCTATCATGTATACCAGGGCTTGATTCTCACCCAAACCCAATCACTGCTTTTACAGTTCACGCTGATACTTACAGTCATAACCACTTCCTTCAATACTCTCTTTTCTCCCACACTCTACCTATTTGTTGGGGAGaacttcaaaaatgttttcaagaagTCCATTCTTGCTCTGTTTGAGTCAACATTCAGTGAGGATTCTTCAACAGAGAGGACACAAAACCTAAATTCAGAAGCCTACATTTAA